Sequence from the Mauremys mutica isolate MM-2020 ecotype Southern chromosome 2, ASM2049712v1, whole genome shotgun sequence genome:
CAAAAGTCCATGTCCTCTTAGCTGCTGCAAGTGCTTTCCTTGCAAAATCTTTTTCAGGTCTCTTTTCTGAGGCAGTGTTTTTCAATCCGTGGGTTGCAACCCACTACTGGGTCATGTAAGGCGCTGGGTCaccttgctctggtcagcaccaccgaccaggacattaaaagtcctgtcggtggtgttgcccagctaaggcaggctagtgcctaccttttCTGACACCAgggtccggcttctaggcaggggggccacggggctccgcgtgctgcccccgctccgagcactggctctgcactcccttTGTCTGGcaactggccaatgggaactggggggtgggggcagtgctaTGCGCCTTCGCCTAAGAGTCAGACCAGCTGCTGGTCGCTTCCAGGGCGCAGTGTGGTCCACGGTGCATcctagctgtgccactgaccaggagccactGGAGATAAGTCTCCATTCCAACTCTGCGTTTcagtcccctgccccaatcctgagtccccacccccaaacctggaaccccttcctgcatcccaaacccctcattcccggccccaccccagagcctgcactcccagcccagagccctgaccccctcccgcaccccaaccctctgcctcagccctgagccccccctaaACCTGGatccccttcctgtaccccaaagcCTTcagctctggccccaccccagagcctgcaccccaagtccagcgccctgaccccctcctgcaccccaactccctgccccagcccagagccccctcccacaccctgaacccctcattcccagccccactttGCAGAcctcacccccacactccaaccccctgccccagccctgagccccacccacacccctcccacaacctcatccccagctccgttgggtcgcaggcatcaaaaattttcttcaactggatcCCCAGAAAAGTGTGAAAATCACTGTTCTAAGGcaatggctacactacagagcttataCCAGAGCAGCTGCATCACTGTAGCACTGCTAGTGCACATGCTCTAAACCAGtagttctcaatcaggggtctggggccccctaggGGGCCTCGAGCAgtttcaggggggcctccaagcagggccagcattagacttgctggggcccagggcagaaagctgaagtcccactgcctggggctgtagcccaggtccctgagccctgccaccaggggttgaagctgaagcctgagcaatgtagcttcatgggggtccctggggcatgaggccccaggcaattgccctgcttgctaccccctaacaccaccctggcttttatatgtagaaaaccagttattgtggcacagctgggctgtggagtttttatagcatgtttgggaagcatcagaaataaaaaggttgagaacccctgctctaatgggagggagctctcccgttgacataatTACTCCAGCCCTCCCAAGCGGTGGGCGctgtgtcggtgggagaagctttcctgtcaatatagcgctgtccacactggtgcttaggttggtgtaacttacatcactgagggggatggatcattcacaccctgagcaacataacttatACCAACTTAAGCTGTAGGGTGTACATAGTCTAACTCCCTGCtgttaactctgctcccagcacttcaAATGCCACATAGTTTGTTACTATTCTTACACTTGGCCATACTGCGACCATGTGTTTAAGGGAATTATGCAGTGGGGCATATTGGGCTGGTACCCCTATGTCTATAGTTATTTGACAATACAAAAAAGAAAACTGATATGAAGGAACTGTGACACTTCCCGGGGCACCCAGGGTCATGAGGCACTTCCCCTAGCATAAGGAAGGCTTTTCTGTGCCTGCTGTTGGTCAGTTCCCTCACTCCATTGGCCACGgacaacacaagcactcccctctagCCTTATGCAGGCTCTTCTCTCTCACTCCAGGTTAGTGATTGGCATACTCCAACCCCTGAGCCCTCCAAGAATCTCCCTGGAGTATTTACCACtgttccactggacactcacagattTGCCATTTCCAAAAAACAATACACTCCATCTTACCAGTTACACCTTTCATCACCACTCCAttgaacacacagcacttagagatgtttatagtgaaaacacataaaagtttatttaacaaagtataGAGATTCAAGTAATAGCAAGTGGAAGTTTTGGAAACACatggttacaaataaaataaaatcacaacacACATTCTAGAACCTAGACTTACATATCTAGATACTCTCCTGTCTTATCAGCAATGCTCACCCAAAGTCCTTCCAGTCTTTTACAGCCAGGCTTGGCTGTGATTGTCCATTCATGAGACAAGTCATGCTGTCACCTTGCCTCCTCGGGGAAAGATTCCAGTGTATGTCAGCATCCCCAGATGTTCCCTACCAATCCATTGTCTTTTCTCATAAAgatgatcagggccggctctaggttttttgctgccccaagcaaaaaaaattttggctgctcccctcccccacccagcttttttttttttggcttttacacatgtttgcactgtgcagttttgttttgactgtttaaaattaaaaaataatgaaaacagagaatttgtagttagtgaaataaaacaatttcctactagtgtaattttaacatttgattttaacaaaaccCTCTTGCCTGGCCTAACTCTTACCTTGCTGCGGATCTGGCCCAAGGTGGATTCATCTGTCACCACCGATCCCAGGGTCAGGGgttgggggctgctgctggatcccagccccgctcatccttggtcttcgccttggccctggcacgagctgggctcagcctgggctaccgctctgctcccctctcccctcccctggcagggggcggcgcagagaggaagaggaggaggaatcaGAGGCGGGGACAAGCTGAGGAGGAGCAGCCCACCCGGGCGCCATGTTCCCccccatcctctgcagccggagcagggccgcgctacctGCTCCCacctggggggttggggtggccGCTGACCGCGGGAGAGCAGTGGGGATAAGCCGAGGAGGAGCAGCCCGTCCtttgcagccggggaagggccgtgctaccggctcccgccACTTTTCCGCCGTCAGCGGCCACCCCCCTACCCTCCCAGGTGGGatccggtagcgcagccctgccccggctgcagaggatgggccgctcctcggcttgcaGTGGCAGGGACAAACCGAGGAGGAGTGGCCTGTCCTCTTCAGCTGGGCAGGGCCGTGCTACCGGCTCCTGCCGCTCTTCTGCGGTCAGCACCCCCCTCCCAGGCGGAGCCGGTAgcacggccctgccccagctgcagaggacgggccgctcctcctcggcttgttcGCGCCGCTCTCCTGCAGTCAGcggccacccccccaccctcccaggagggagctggtagcgcggccctgccccacctGCAGAGGACGGGCTGCTCCTTGGCTTGCAGcagcggggacaagccgaggaggagcggcctgtcctctgcagctggggcagggctccgctACTGGCTCCCGCCTGAGGGGTCGGGGGTGGCCACTGCCTGCGGGAGAGCGGCGGGGACATGTTCCCCACTTAGCCGGCTCCCTGCCCCGTCGCACTCGGCGGCAGAACAACAGCCTGGTTACCGCCCCCCAGGGCGGTCAGGATCCAGCCTGGGATGCTGCTTCAggtatgagctggggccccagcattatgccgccccatatattttgccgccctaggcatctgcttgtttagctggtgcctagagccgcccctgaagatGATCCTCTGCTGCTATTTATTTCTTCCTGTACATTTTCTCTCTTGAAGATTTCACAATCTCTTGACTCGCATTTGTCTCAGTAGGCCAACAGGCATCCGTTGAGAGGCCTACAAGGCCCAGTACACCCATGACCAGATAGAGAGATAAGCATCTGTTACCTCCTGCTTGAAAGGAATATTCCTCCTGGTGACCCACCCGAATCCCAAATCCTTATCCCTAATCCCAAATCCTTAAGAATTTTAGTATAGATACATAATGTTCTTAAATATTATCTGTATAcacattttgcaatgattatgatgaccagtgggctactggctctcagcagagacctcacatgccattGTTTAGGCCCagtccccagctgctggccccatgcctaGGACTCCATGCCAGgggccctgctcccggccccatGCCCAGTGCTCTGCTCCGAATCCCACACCCAGGACTCCGCTCGCTGGTCCTGCACTCAGGACTCAGGTCCTGGCCACGGGacctgctccctggctgctggccccatgccctTGGGCCTGTGATGCCTGCACCTGGGGCTCCAtgcctggccctgcacctggggctccatgcctggccctgcacctggggccccactcccagccgggcactggagctctgctctggggcgctggccctgcacccctctccccagccactgGACCTATGCCCAGAGTCCCACTCCTGGCCCCGCATCCCATTCCTggggctccactcccagccccatgcccgaccccctgctcccagggctccactcctggccccgcGCCTGCCCCCAGCtatggccccagccttggcctccTTACCCCATCTGAgttcccccctctcccagagacacagctctgctcctggtccaagctctggggggtgggggagacgtGCACTGGAGTAAGGGGGAGCATGAGGTAAAAagtaaaaactgctttcagcacccccactattaaaagtgTTCCAGTGCCACTGATTGTTGGGGGAATTATTATGCATATATCTGATGCAGGGGATCCCTGGAAAACTGAATAtctcctgtgccctctgccagttggcaccaagagtCCCTTAGACACAGCAACTAAAAAAAGGCAACTATTTCATTGAAAAGCAACCCTGTCTCTTAAAGACAATGACACCTTAAATTCTGATCAGCTCTCTCAGTTTTCTGCTTTTTAAGATCAGCTTGCTTCTGAATGCGCCAGTAATAATTTTAACTCTTTACTGCAAGATATCTCCATCTAGATAAAAATAACATATAATACTGtacattaagggccagatcctcagttgacataaactggtataactccattgacttcaatgaagttagGTGAACTTTCACCACCTAAAGATCTGGCCCACAAGTGTGTGTAGTTCATGCATCTGTAGACTTGCAGTCATTAATCAGCAGTATTTAGGGTTTTCAACAATAAGTCAGAGTATTTTCATAAGTCTGGTCAACATTATATTTTACATATTTATATGATACAGGTATAATCATGTACTGTTTACTGTCAAGGAAATAAAAAAGATGAGACTGACCAGACTGCATGTCTCTTCCTACAAATGTTGTGTACATATGAACAAGGCTAAAAGAATGTTATTTTGGTTGCAAAATCAAAATATAGGAAATGCCTGCATTATGGTTGCCtatgcaactttaattctgcccccttgtgcATCCATCTTTTGCACTGACTGTGGAAaaggtcctgtgggaaaaatgCAAGGGGATCACGTAATTAAATACTGTAACACAATGTATGTGCACAAGTGGACAGAATTAAGGTGCCACAGGCAACAATAAATCTGGCatgtcctaacttttgagtacttgactttgcaacctaaataattttctattaatttagtgtttttatgtatttttcaTTTTAGAAGAAAACAGATAAAACAAATTCAGTTATGTACAACTCTAATAATCCTTCTTTCATGTGTATTCAGCAGGGTTTGAATTCTTAAACTTTGGCATAGGCATACAGTTATCTACCATTTGAGCTACAGTAACTACCGGCAGGAGAAAGCTATCATCTGAGGGCACAACACATGTGTATGTGAACACCTGCATCTAGAGAGTGGCTCAGGGGAGCCTGGAGTGCATCTTTGCCCACATCCTCCCAAGAGGTAGGGGAATTTCTGTCCCGTGTGGTTCTTccagggggaagctggggggaaCAGCTTGCTGTGGCCACATGCTACGTCTGGGTGGGTGGTTAGTGGGTAGCCAAcctgactctctctctccttctgcacCACAGCTGTTCTAACAGCTCCTAAGCACTACCAgtgcagtggctgctgctgctgcttaggCAGCAGTGTAAGCCTGGTGTTTTAGGACAGTTGTCCTTGACCAGGTGTGTGTGTACCCCTGGGGagatgcagaggtcttccagggggtacatcagctcatctagatatttgcctagtttcacAACCGGCTACATAAaatgcactagtgaagtcagtacacattgaaatttcatacagacaatgacttgtttatactgctgtatatactatacactgaaaagtacaatatttatattcaattgatttattttataattatattgtaaACATGAGAAAGtaggcaatttttcagtaaccgtgggctgtgacatttttgtattttttgtcATAACACAGCAAAACCTAAACAGAATTTCATGGGGAAAAAGAAAAGGCGCTTCTCTAGCCCTAAGGCTTTCTCCCCACTGCATTTCAAAGGCCTAGTGCAAATAATGGAAATCTCAGAGCTTCTCAAAAAAAATTGCTATAATCTTTTATAATAGGAAGTGTTAGGCAGCTGAAATATGGGAGTCACTACAAGCCACCAAAATTATTGTTTGTGGTAAAATTCCAATCTTTGTCTGAGTTTTAGTCCAGCTCTTTAGTTTCTACCATCTCTTTCTTCATCCAGGACAGAACAAGATGGATAAAGAAGGAACTGACATGACAACCTATGATTATTATAGTGGCTCAGAACCATGCCAAAAAGCTGATGTCAAAAAATTTGCATCCCTGTTTTTGCCACCGCTTTATTCTTTGGTGCTGATATTTGGCCTGGTGGGAAATGCGCTAGTTGTGCTGATCCTGATAAAATACAAGAAGCTGAGAAGCATGACTGACATCTATCTACTGAATCTGGCGATTTCTGATTTGCTTTTTATTCTTTCCCTGCCATTTTGGGCTTACTACGCAGCACGTGAGTGGGATTTTGGAAATGCAATGTGTAAAATTCTTTCAGGGATCTATTATGCTGGCTTCTACAGTGGAATTTTTTTCATAATACTTTTGACAATAGATAGATATCTGGCCATTGTCCATGCAGTGTTTGCTTTAAAGGCTAGGACGGTTACCTATGGCATCCTCACAAGTATTGTCATTTGGGGTGTTGCAATATTAGCCTCTCTTCCAGGGTTTATATTTCACAAAGCTAAAAGGGAGTCATCTCATTTTACATGTAGCCCTCATTATCCATTGGGACAGGAAAGTAAATGGAAGCAATTCCAGACTTTAAAGATGAACATCCTGGGACTTGTCATTCCACTGGTCATTATGATCTTTTGCTATGCCGAGATTATAAGGACATTACTGAGATGTAGGAATGAGAAAAAACATAAGGCAGTCAGGCTTATTTTTATCATAAtgcttgtttattttcttttctggGCACCATACAACATCGTTATTCTCATAT
This genomic interval carries:
- the LOC123363886 gene encoding C-C chemokine receptor type 5-like, coding for MDKEGTDMTTYDYYSGSEPCQKADVKKFASLFLPPLYSLVLIFGLVGNALVVLILIKYKKLRSMTDIYLLNLAISDLLFILSLPFWAYYAAREWDFGNAMCKILSGIYYAGFYSGIFFIILLTIDRYLAIVHAVFALKARTVTYGILTSIVIWGVAILASLPGFIFHKAKRESSHFTCSPHYPLGQESKWKQFQTLKMNILGLVIPLVIMIFCYAEIIRTLLRCRNEKKHKAVRLIFIIMLVYFLFWAPYNIVILIYTFQDSFSLNNCEGSSQLELAIQVTEAIAMIHCCINPVIYAFAGEKFRKYLYTFFRNRIAIHLCKYCPFLYAEAPDRVSSTYTPSTGEQEFSAAL